In Gigantopelta aegis isolate Gae_Host chromosome 2, Gae_host_genome, whole genome shotgun sequence, the sequence TCTGATTAGGTTTTTGTAATGATCACAGTGCCAGTGAGACAGGTTGACTCAGTCTGATTAGGTATTTGTctcattcaattttttttttttttaaggttcACTTAgattttctaattttatttcctttcaacttattttcgtgcttatatccaatatgGCTATCTGGAATGTCTGTACAGAACAGTGGGTTGGTTATTAgttggtagtggttagtgagagagaagtcagtgtagtggccatacacctacccaccgagtcgttaaaactcactctgggtgggagccggtaccaggctgcgaaccctgtacctaccagccttatgtctgatggcttaaccacaacaccaccgaggccggtcattttcTTATACAACTAATGTAATCAGTGTGTCAAATCTAGAGCATTTTTTAAGGGTGATTCTCCAACCCCCACCCGTTTTATACATTCTACCAGCATTGTAACATCCTGCCAGCATTTTCTCTTGCatgcatttacatgtaataataatcaagattttattttataagctgttaagagtaaaaaaaaattaatataacaaattgtttttcaggACAGAATCCCGTGGCTAAGATCGATTCACGAGTTCATCAAACAGTAAGTTGTAATCAGCTCACCATGGTACTAAAGGTGCAGTCATACAGTGCAACTTTGAGCAAACTATTTACCTagtatgttaattataatgctAATTATAATGGCTTCATGCcagctgtattattacagtcTGAACTAGCgactgtatatattaatattttagatcGGGGCAAGTATACTATAGTCTCCCATTTCTAAAACAGTAATATTCTGTGGATAGTATCCAGTGTGTTATGGATAGTACTAAAATAGCTTTAATCTCTTTCACAGGTTAAGCACCAATGGTGAAACTGGTGTAGTAACATGTTCTGCCTTAAAGAAGATGTACAGAATTATATTGCTGACAGGGGAGGTAACTGCAAATGACTCCGGCCAGTCTGACCACCAGCTCAGTCTTATTTGTGTATTTGCATGGCGACTACACAGTCCTGGAGTCTCGTGTGTCTAGTAGACAAGGCCACTTCATGCCAGCGATATTATTACAGTCTCAGCTGGAAACACTTGAGATACCCGAAGAGAATGAACATGCCATAACTGTTGATATAGACCAGACCGTTGATGGTATAGTGGAATATATTGTGTCACATGAAAAGTTGAGTCATATACAGTGACATGCCATAACTGTTGATATAGACCAGACTGTTGATAATATAGGCCCTAGTGGAATTTATTGTGTCACATGAAAAGTTGAGTCATATAAAGTGACATGCCATAACTGTTGATATAGACTAGACTGTTGATGGtggtagtggccttacacctacctactgagtcgataaaactcgctctgggtaggagccggtaccaggctgtgaacccagtacctaccagccttatgtctgatagatcaaccactacaccaccaagaccGGTATATTAAAGCCACTAACCCTAGTTAATAtccagtgtaaaatatttttgattacGGGTTTTATAGCGTTaacttaaaaattaattaaaaattttgcTTAAAATTCTGGCAAATCCAAAAAGATTTCACCTTCAGTGTACAGGGAATTTGTTCCTTGTATATTTGCGCGACTACAGTTTAAAGAAAGCTGTATGGATTTTTAGGTGTTATTGTTTTTCCCATGCCagctaaaccagacacccagaAAACCatgtaaaaacagttaaaaagttttgtttaacagcaccactagagcacattgatttattaatcatcggctattgaatgtcaatttttttttgtatatagtgTTTGAGAGACGAAATCCACTAcgtttccattggtagcaagggatcttttatatgcaccatcccacagacaggatagcacatacctttgatataccagtcatggtgcactgggttggaatgagaaatagccagtGGGTCCACTGTGTCAgtgaggattgatcctagactgactgcacatcaggcaagtactttaccactgggctacgtcccaccccacagaaccaagtaaaaagtcctgTTTTAAGTGATGCCATACATCCCGTTTGGAGAGGTTCAGTCCAGACTGGTAGTTAAAAAGAGACCATGGAAAACATCTGGCTTTGAGGGAATTCTAGTTTATAGATGGTTTGGTTTCGAGGATTTTTCCTGcattattcccccccccccccccccccccaacctccaATGACAACACTATTATAATTGGCTTAAGAAAGTGTTTCAAAAACCAAAccccataaaataatatgtatatgtatacaatctCTCAGCCCTT encodes:
- the LOC121377951 gene encoding LOW QUALITY PROTEIN: probable gluconokinase (The sequence of the model RefSeq protein was modified relative to this genomic sequence to represent the inferred CDS: inserted 2 bases in 1 codon), translated to MILVLMGVCGCGKTTVGMALAEKLNCIFRDADEFHSEENKRKMSQGIPLSDEDRIPWLRSIHEFIKQLSTNGETGVVTCSALKKMYRIILLTGEVTXQMTPASLTTSSVLFVYLHGDYTVLESRVSSRQGHFMPAILLQSQLETLEIPEENEHAITVDIDQTVDGIVEYIVSHEKLSHIQ